TCTCGCGCGCGGCGACGCTGCGGGCCCGCCAGTCCGTCTTCGGCAGCCCGCGGTCCTCGGCGGACTCACGGCCGAGAGGAGAGGCGGACTTGCGCGGCGCGTCCGCATCTTCCGACCACTTGCCGCGCTTCACAGGCGTGTCATCGCGCTTTCCGCGCCCGGGACCGTCGCTGCGGCCCGGCTTCGCGCCCGGACGGCCGCGCGGCGCGGCGGACGCGCCCTCGGCGGGACGCTCCCACTTGCCGGGCGCCGTCTTCCGCTTCGGCGGCTCGTCGCCCGAAGCGTGGCCGCGCTTGCCGGCCGACTTCGCCTCGTACGCCTTCTCCACCGCCTTCGCGGTTCGGGAGCGCGGCGCCTTCCGGTCGCCATCCTCCGGCACCAGCGCGGGACGCAGGCGAGCGGACGGACGGACGCGCTCTCCGTCCACCGTCTTCCCCGCCGTCGCCTTCCGCGCTCCGCGCATCTCGTCCACCGTGGGCGGGCGGCGGCGCGGATACGCATCCTTCACCTTGTCGTCGGACCCGTCGGCGGCCTTGGCGCGCGGCTTGGCGTTGCGCACGGCGTCCAGCTCGTGCTTGCCGATCACGCGCCACTTGCCGAGGCCCAGCTCGCCCAGCTCCACCGGCCCGAACCGCCGCCGGATCAGCCGCCGCACCGGGTGGCCGATGCTCTCCAGCATGCGCCGGATCTCGCGCTTCTTCCCCTCGCGCAGCACGATGCGGATGCGGAAGACGCCCTCGTCCACCTGGTGCAGCCGGGTGACCGACTCGGCCTTCGCCACCCCGTCTTCCAGCTTCACCCCGCGCACCAGCTCGCGCGTCTCCTCGCTCGAGAGCTGGCCCATCGCGTCGGCCAGGTACTCCTTGGTGGTCCCGTAGCTGGGGTGCAGCATCAGGTGGGCGGTGTCGCCGTCGTTGGTCATCAGCAGGATGCCTTCGCTGTCGCGGTCCAGGCGTCCCACGTGGAAGAGCGAGGCGTACTTCTCCGGCAGCAGGTCGTACACCGTCTGCCGGCCGTACTGGTCGATGCGCGTGGTCACGTAGCCGCGCGGCTTGTGCAGCGCGATCCAGGTGAGCGGCACCTGCTCCACGGACTTGCCGTCGACCTGCACGTCGTCGTGGCCGGGGCGCACCTTGGTGCCCGGCGCCGTCACGCTGGCGCCGTTCACGAACACGCGTCCCTGCGCGATCAGCTCCTCGCTGGCGCGGCGCGAGGCGATCCCGGCGCGCGCCAGGTAGGCCTGCAGGCGGACCTCGCCGCCACGGGCGGAGGGCTTACTGGGCATGCGACCCACTTTCCTTGTCTCTCTGTGCGAGCACCACCGGCAGCTCCTCGGAGCGGGGCAGGTCGTCGATGGTGCGGAACCCGAAATGCTGCAAGAAGAAGGGCGTCGTGCCGTACAGCAGCGGACGGCCAAGCCCTTCGCCGCGGCCCACCACCTCCACCAGGCCGCGCTCCTGCAGCGTCTTCAGCACGCCGCCGGCGCCAACGCCGCGGATCTCCTCCACCTCGGCGCGGCCCACCGGCTGGCGGTACGCGATGATGGCCAGCGTCTCCAGCGCGGGCGCGGACAGGCGCGACGCGGCGGGCACCGTGTCGAAGCGCTCCAGCACCGGCGCGTACTCCGGCCGCGTGAGGAGCTGCCAGCCGCCGGCGACCTCGAAGACGGCGAACGCCCGCTCCTCGCGCTCGTACTCCGCGCGAAGCTCGGCCACCGCCTCCTCCACCCGCTGCTCGTCCAATCCCTCCTCGGCGCGGGCCAGGTCCTCGGCGCTCAGCGGCGCCTGGCTGGCGAAGAGCAGCGCCTCGACCATGCGGCTCACGCGCACGTCACTGGCCCTCGCGCGCGCGGAAGATCCACAGCGGGCTGAACGGCGAAACCTGGCGCAGGCGCACGGTGTTGCGCTTCGCCAGCTCCAGGCACGCGAGCACGGTGACGACCGCGTGCATCCGCGTCCCCCACGGCGCCACCAGCGCGGCCAGCTCCACGCGCCGCGAGCGCTCCAGCGCCTCTTGCACCAGCGCCATCTTCTCATCCACCCGCACCGGCTGGCCGTGGATGTGGTAGCCCGCCGCGGGCTCGGCAAGGCGCTCGCCCAGCAGCATCGCCGCAGTCCACACCTCGCCCCACTCCGTCGTCAGCGGCAGGTCCGCGAGCCGCGGCGCCGGGCGGACCTCCACGAAGCCGCGGCCGTACAGCCGGGCGCGCACGCGCTCCGCCTGCTCCAGGTGCCGGGCCGCCTCGCGGAAGTGCTCGTACTCCAGCAGCCGCCGCACCAGCTCGGCGCGCGGGTCCTCCTCGTCGCCCGCGTCGCCGTGGCGCGGGAAGAGCATCTGCGCCTTGATGCGGATCAGCGTGGCCGCCACCTCCAGGAACTCCCCCGCGCGCTCCAGCTCCAGGTGCTCCACGCTGCGGATCGCCGCCAGGAACTGCGCCGTGATCCGCGAGATGGGGATGTCGAAGATGTCGATGTCCTGGTTGCGGATCAGGTGCAGCAG
This window of the Longimicrobiaceae bacterium genome carries:
- a CDS encoding pseudouridine synthase, giving the protein MPSKPSARGGEVRLQAYLARAGIASRRASEELIAQGRVFVNGASVTAPGTKVRPGHDDVQVDGKSVEQVPLTWIALHKPRGYVTTRIDQYGRQTVYDLLPEKYASLFHVGRLDRDSEGILLMTNDGDTAHLMLHPSYGTTKEYLADAMGQLSSEETRELVRGVKLEDGVAKAESVTRLHQVDEGVFRIRIVLREGKKREIRRMLESIGHPVRRLIRRRFGPVELGELGLGKWRVIGKHELDAVRNAKPRAKAADGSDDKVKDAYPRRRPPTVDEMRGARKATAGKTVDGERVRPSARLRPALVPEDGDRKAPRSRTAKAVEKAYEAKSAGKRGHASGDEPPKRKTAPGKWERPAEGASAAPRGRPGAKPGRSDGPGRGKRDDTPVKRGKWSEDADAPRKSASPLGRESAEDRGLPKTDWRARSVAAREKAEAKPAGRGSADDAVRRPLSETRHERPGSAPRPSRDAADSGDAGRTARHDRPGKPAGAARRPERDDAADAPRGKFGSRGSADRPERSGPARKGASSDAPFRRGAESADAPRGKRPTRDDGDAPRGKRPARDDGDAPRGKRPPARSGAAYRPERPDRPNRAERSERAEGHRAGRGSSSSSPRRPDRDDAGDAPRPKRPAAPGRPSRDAADTPRGKRPAASGRPPRGDAAEGPRNKRPFSKDEGAMLPRSKRPAPPARGRGAPADETDEWRSTSKPGRAPRGEGDGPRGKRPPSGGPRKGPGGGPKRGPGKPGGRPTKRS
- the scpB gene encoding SMC-Scp complex subunit ScpB; translated protein: MVEALLFASQAPLSAEDLARAEEGLDEQRVEEAVAELRAEYEREERAFAVFEVAGGWQLLTRPEYAPVLERFDTVPAASRLSAPALETLAIIAYRQPVGRAEVEEIRGVGAGGVLKTLQERGLVEVVGRGEGLGRPLLYGTTPFFLQHFGFRTIDDLPRSEELPVVLAQRDKESGSHAQ
- a CDS encoding segregation/condensation protein A, which gives rise to MEAAGTVARDPYEVDLERFHGPLDLLLHLIRNQDIDIFDIPISRITAQFLAAIRSVEHLELERAGEFLEVAATLIRIKAQMLFPRHGDAGDEEDPRAELVRRLLEYEHFREAARHLEQAERVRARLYGRGFVEVRPAPRLADLPLTTEWGEVWTAAMLLGERLAEPAAGYHIHGQPVRVDEKMALVQEALERSRRVELAALVAPWGTRMHAVVTVLACLELAKRNTVRLRQVSPFSPLWIFRAREGQ